The following are encoded in a window of Salinibacter ruber DSM 13855 genomic DNA:
- the ileS gene encoding isoleucine--tRNA ligase — protein MAQFDTPDQLSLPDLEEDVLDWWQDQNIFERSIEERDGQPTFTFYEGPPTANGTPGIHHVLARAIKDIFCRYKTMQGYQVDRKAGWDTHGLPVEIEVEEELGLETRAEVEEYGIEKYNAACRGSVLEYKDLWDNLTQRMGYWVDLDDPYVTFETDYIETVWWLLKQIEEEDLLYKGHKIQWYSPGSHTVLSSHEVSLGYEETQDPSVYIRFPVAGEENTYFLAWTTTPWTLISNTALAVGPELTYVKIHHDDPHQGEEKLILAEALLDDVIGEDYTVEETFSGEELIGQRYEPPYDYFTDRAEAGEEAWYVLGADVVSTEEGTGVVHMAPAFGEEDHAVAQEEGLPLFNPIDKDGEFTDAAPLVAGTWFKDADKTITDDLKARGRLYKHETYLHNYPHDWRKGTPLMSYPVESWFIETTKLKDRMVELNDTINWQPEAIGEGRFGEWLENNVDWALSRRRYWGTPLPVWESDKEDSDYYEVIGSVEELREKAGDQLPEDDEEIDLHRPFVDELTWEGPDGGTMRRVPDLIDVWFDSGAMPYAQWHYPFENEDDFEANFPADFIAEGVDQTRGWFYSLHAIATVVFDEVAYENVVVNGLVLDEDGNKMSKSVGNTVEPFEVIDDYGADVVRWFMMSNAPPWESIRFSERGLRDLRRTFFGTLENVYRFFATYANIDGFAYERDRMPVEERPELDQWIISRLHTTTQAVEAALDEYDPTTAARAVEDFVEELSNWHLRRSRPRFWASKKGEQNGPAGQGGTVAAAKKEAAYQTIHECLAATAKLMSPIAPFFGEWLYRTLGDVTGTEADSVHLASFPEVREEERNEALERRMGLARSIASSTLSLRNQAEINVRQPLPRLLVVTGTGVPEAEVEQVKDVILDEVNVKDIEYVEHSSEVVSRSAKPDFSRLGPRLGDLVKAVNQKVRQLDDETIDEYVETGALTLTVDGEEVELGPDDLIIQSEGIEGWLVEQEGDVTVALDTDITPALRAEGLAREGVKRIQDLRKAAGFEVTDRIAVAYDGSAQIADAVAAYADWIRNETLALELQPSNEPTGEAVETFEVGDERLTIGVRRVEADEALNA, from the coding sequence ATGGCGCAGTTCGACACGCCCGATCAGCTCTCGCTCCCCGACCTCGAAGAGGACGTCCTCGACTGGTGGCAGGACCAGAACATCTTTGAGCGCAGCATCGAAGAGCGGGACGGGCAGCCGACGTTTACGTTCTACGAGGGCCCGCCCACGGCCAACGGCACCCCCGGCATCCACCACGTGCTGGCCCGGGCCATCAAGGACATCTTCTGCCGCTATAAGACGATGCAGGGCTACCAGGTGGACCGCAAGGCCGGCTGGGACACCCACGGCCTGCCCGTCGAGATTGAGGTGGAGGAGGAACTGGGCCTGGAGACGCGGGCGGAGGTCGAGGAGTACGGCATCGAGAAGTACAACGCGGCCTGCCGCGGGAGCGTCCTGGAGTACAAGGACCTCTGGGACAACCTGACCCAGCGGATGGGGTACTGGGTGGACCTGGACGACCCGTACGTCACGTTCGAGACCGACTACATCGAAACCGTTTGGTGGCTCCTGAAGCAGATCGAGGAGGAGGACCTGCTCTACAAGGGGCACAAGATTCAGTGGTACAGCCCCGGCTCCCACACCGTGCTGTCGTCGCACGAGGTAAGCCTCGGCTACGAGGAGACCCAGGACCCGAGCGTGTACATTCGGTTCCCGGTCGCGGGCGAAGAGAACACCTACTTTCTGGCGTGGACCACGACGCCGTGGACGCTCATCTCCAACACGGCGCTCGCGGTGGGGCCGGAGCTCACCTACGTCAAAATCCACCACGACGATCCGCATCAGGGCGAGGAGAAGTTGATTCTGGCCGAGGCACTGCTCGACGACGTGATCGGCGAGGACTACACGGTCGAAGAGACGTTCTCCGGCGAGGAGCTGATCGGGCAGCGCTACGAGCCGCCCTACGACTACTTTACCGACCGGGCCGAGGCGGGGGAGGAGGCCTGGTACGTGCTCGGGGCCGACGTCGTCTCGACGGAGGAGGGCACCGGCGTGGTGCACATGGCGCCGGCCTTCGGGGAGGAGGACCACGCGGTGGCGCAGGAGGAAGGGCTGCCGCTCTTTAACCCGATCGACAAGGACGGCGAGTTTACCGACGCGGCGCCCCTCGTGGCGGGCACGTGGTTCAAGGACGCGGACAAGACGATCACCGACGACCTGAAGGCCCGCGGCCGCCTCTACAAGCACGAGACCTACCTCCACAACTACCCGCACGACTGGCGCAAGGGCACGCCCCTGATGAGCTACCCGGTCGAGAGCTGGTTCATCGAGACCACGAAGCTCAAAGACCGGATGGTGGAGCTCAACGACACGATCAACTGGCAGCCCGAGGCCATCGGCGAGGGGCGCTTCGGGGAGTGGCTGGAGAACAACGTCGACTGGGCGCTCAGCCGGCGCCGCTACTGGGGCACGCCGCTCCCGGTGTGGGAGAGCGACAAGGAGGATTCCGACTACTACGAGGTGATCGGGTCCGTCGAAGAACTGCGCGAGAAGGCCGGCGACCAGCTGCCGGAGGACGACGAGGAGATCGACCTGCACCGCCCGTTCGTCGACGAGCTGACGTGGGAGGGCCCCGACGGCGGCACCATGCGCCGCGTGCCCGACCTCATCGACGTGTGGTTCGACTCCGGCGCCATGCCCTATGCGCAGTGGCACTACCCCTTCGAGAACGAGGACGACTTTGAGGCCAACTTCCCGGCCGACTTCATCGCCGAGGGCGTCGACCAGACGCGCGGCTGGTTCTACTCGCTGCACGCCATCGCGACGGTCGTCTTCGACGAGGTCGCCTACGAAAACGTCGTGGTCAACGGCCTGGTGCTCGACGAGGACGGCAACAAGATGTCGAAGTCGGTGGGCAACACCGTCGAGCCGTTCGAGGTCATCGACGACTACGGGGCCGACGTGGTGCGCTGGTTCATGATGAGCAACGCGCCCCCGTGGGAGAGCATCCGTTTCAGCGAGCGGGGCCTGCGGGACCTCCGCCGCACGTTCTTCGGCACCCTGGAGAATGTCTACCGGTTCTTCGCCACCTACGCCAACATCGACGGGTTCGCCTACGAGCGCGACCGGATGCCGGTCGAGGAGCGCCCGGAGCTGGACCAGTGGATCATCAGCCGCCTGCACACCACGACGCAGGCGGTAGAGGCGGCGCTCGACGAGTACGACCCGACCACGGCCGCCCGGGCGGTCGAGGACTTCGTGGAGGAGCTTTCGAACTGGCACCTGCGCCGCTCGCGGCCTCGGTTCTGGGCGTCGAAGAAAGGCGAGCAGAACGGCCCGGCCGGGCAGGGCGGCACGGTCGCCGCGGCGAAGAAGGAGGCCGCGTACCAGACGATCCACGAGTGCCTGGCGGCCACGGCGAAACTGATGAGCCCCATCGCGCCCTTCTTCGGCGAGTGGCTCTACCGCACGCTCGGCGACGTTACCGGCACGGAGGCCGACTCGGTGCACCTGGCCTCCTTCCCCGAGGTTCGCGAGGAGGAGCGCAACGAGGCCCTGGAGCGCCGCATGGGGCTGGCCCGCTCCATCGCGTCCAGCACGCTCTCGCTCCGCAACCAGGCCGAGATCAACGTGCGCCAGCCGCTGCCGCGCCTCCTGGTGGTCACCGGCACCGGCGTGCCGGAGGCGGAGGTGGAGCAGGTGAAAGACGTGATCCTCGACGAGGTGAACGTCAAGGACATCGAGTACGTGGAGCACAGCAGCGAGGTCGTGAGCCGCTCCGCCAAGCCCGACTTCAGCCGCCTCGGCCCGCGCCTCGGCGACCTGGTGAAGGCCGTGAACCAGAAGGTGCGCCAACTCGACGACGAGACGATCGACGAGTACGTGGAGACCGGAGCGCTCACGCTGACGGTCGACGGGGAGGAGGTGGAGCTCGGCCCCGACGACCTCATCATTCAGAGCGAGGGCATCGAGGGGTGGCTCGTGGAGCAGGAGGGGGACGTGACCGTGGCCCTCGACACCGACATCACGCCGGCGCTCCGGGCCGAAGGGCTCGCCCGCGAGGGGGTTAAGCGGATTCAAGACCTTCGCAAAGCGGCGGGCTTCGAGGTCACGGACCGCATCGCGGTGGCCTACGACGGCTCGGCCCAGATTGCCGACGCCGTGGCCGCGTACGCGGACTGGATCCGGAACGAGACCCTGGCCCTGGAGTTGCAGCCGTCCAATGAGCCGACCGGGGAGGCGGTCGAGACCTTCGAGGTCGGCGACGAGCGGCTCACGATCGGGGTCCGTCGCGTTGAGGCCGACGAAGCACTGAATGCCTGA